The following proteins come from a genomic window of Flavobacterium crocinum:
- a CDS encoding MBL fold metallo-hydrolase: MEIKVHNLQNGQVRVEGFLPSNENNNFYTFSYTGITKQVKCKVWLPVSSYLIEHPKGLVLIDQMCHADMYQIKRDKKELSFFQNLINKPFIELEDIINEKLAKVGYKSNDIDYLIPSDIPSNYSRKLNYLKSAKKVMISDLQWNTEIQKKSMELLSDNWNDLNLQKFNFSKTGIGPQGLSYDLFGDKSVVLVSTPEYSSGAVTTIIKNNNDC, encoded by the coding sequence ATGGAAATTAAAGTCCACAATTTACAGAATGGTCAGGTAAGAGTAGAAGGTTTTTTGCCTTCTAATGAAAACAATAATTTTTATACATTTTCTTATACCGGAATTACAAAACAGGTAAAATGCAAAGTTTGGCTTCCTGTGTCAAGTTACTTAATAGAGCATCCTAAAGGATTAGTTTTAATTGATCAAATGTGCCATGCTGATATGTACCAAATTAAGCGTGATAAAAAAGAACTCAGTTTTTTTCAAAACCTAATCAATAAACCTTTTATAGAGCTGGAAGATATTATTAATGAAAAGTTGGCAAAAGTTGGGTATAAGTCAAATGATATAGATTATTTAATTCCAAGTGATATTCCATCAAATTATTCCAGAAAATTAAATTATCTGAAAAGTGCAAAAAAAGTTATGATAAGTGATTTGCAATGGAATACTGAGATTCAAAAAAAATCAATGGAACTATTATCTGACAACTGGAACGATTTAAATCTTCAAAAATTTAATTTTTCAAAAACGGGTATTGGTCCACAAGGTCTGTCTTACGATTTATTTGGAGATAAATCAGTTGTTTTGGTAAGTACACCGGAATACAGTTCTGGAGCAGTAACAACAATTATTAAGAACAACAATGACTGTTGA
- a CDS encoding RagB/SusD family nutrient uptake outer membrane protein — protein MKNKVLTLMLSSVLLFSSCQNDYLELDPLDAQTEASYFRSTADFKAASNDFYNKMISWKAINSSSVFSFMDFGTDLTSLAQEEGRGNTIATNSDIYWTNPYKYIRANNILLKAAEQYTGDKTAIAQYVAAAKFFRAWHHFFLLKRFGGVPIVTTVVDINDAVLYGKRNSRYEVMKQIIKDLDEAIPNLPTEQNISSADKGHLSNWAAKAFKARVLLYEATWEKYVGNTTDGDGTSTGAGTAEASSNVNAYLQEAIVLAKEVMTSGGYQLWNYNTQLNNFSMCYLFNLEDAGSNPAGLDKGTNKEYILYNKYDFGLLQGGINLSHTVSSRLAPSRKFMDMFLCSDGLPVNKSPLFQGYQHVQDEYKNRDYRLTSYFVDVATDAPPAQGAIKLFGPGGDSGSGYANRKFRSYKYGTYRAANTESQDFAQIRLAEVYLIYAEALFELNGAISDAELNESINLIRQRAGLPALTNAFVTANGLNMQEELRRERAIELFGENSRYDDLKRWGIAEQELNQPIVGSVIQGTDYEGNANIYKPASYPYGEISVTTGKGNLRALLLDPASNRNFQRKHYLFPIPLTQIQLNGKLVQNPGY, from the coding sequence ATGAAAAATAAAGTATTAACCTTAATGCTGTCTTCAGTATTATTGTTTTCGAGTTGTCAAAATGATTACCTGGAATTAGATCCTTTGGATGCACAAACTGAAGCTTCTTATTTTAGATCAACAGCAGATTTTAAAGCCGCATCCAATGATTTTTATAATAAAATGATCAGTTGGAAAGCTATAAATAGCAGTAGTGTATTTTCTTTTATGGACTTTGGTACAGATCTTACTTCATTAGCACAAGAAGAAGGTCGTGGTAATACAATAGCAACCAATTCAGATATCTACTGGACAAATCCATATAAATATATTAGAGCCAACAACATATTACTAAAAGCGGCAGAGCAGTATACAGGTGATAAAACTGCAATTGCGCAATATGTGGCGGCAGCAAAATTCTTTAGAGCGTGGCATCACTTTTTCTTGCTAAAACGTTTTGGAGGAGTACCTATTGTAACTACAGTAGTTGATATTAATGATGCGGTATTGTATGGAAAACGCAACAGTCGTTACGAAGTAATGAAACAGATTATTAAGGATTTAGATGAAGCGATTCCAAATTTGCCTACAGAACAAAATATATCGAGTGCTGATAAAGGACATTTAAGTAATTGGGCAGCAAAAGCTTTTAAGGCACGTGTTTTATTGTACGAAGCAACTTGGGAAAAATATGTTGGTAACACTACAGATGGCGATGGAACTTCTACTGGAGCAGGTACAGCAGAAGCTTCTTCGAATGTAAATGCTTATCTACAGGAGGCAATTGTATTAGCAAAAGAAGTGATGACTAGCGGAGGTTACCAACTTTGGAATTACAATACACAGCTAAACAATTTTAGTATGTGTTATTTATTCAATTTAGAAGATGCTGGTTCAAATCCTGCAGGTCTGGATAAAGGAACAAACAAAGAATATATTTTATATAATAAGTACGATTTTGGTTTGCTGCAGGGCGGTATAAATTTGAGCCATACGGTTTCTTCGAGATTAGCACCTTCACGCAAATTTATGGATATGTTTTTATGTTCTGATGGTCTTCCTGTGAACAAATCGCCTTTGTTTCAAGGCTATCAACATGTGCAAGATGAATACAAAAACAGAGATTATAGATTGACTTCTTATTTCGTAGATGTCGCTACAGATGCACCACCAGCACAGGGAGCCATTAAATTATTTGGGCCTGGTGGAGATAGTGGATCAGGTTATGCTAACAGAAAATTCCGTTCTTATAAATACGGTACGTACAGAGCAGCAAATACAGAGTCTCAGGATTTTGCTCAAATTCGATTGGCAGAAGTGTATCTTATTTATGCCGAAGCTTTATTCGAATTAAACGGTGCAATTAGTGATGCTGAACTAAACGAATCAATCAATTTAATTCGTCAAAGAGCTGGATTGCCTGCTTTAACTAATGCTTTTGTTACAGCAAATGGTTTAAATATGCAGGAAGAACTAAGACGCGAAAGAGCCATCGAATTATTTGGCGAAAATTCACGTTATGACGACCTAAAACGTTGGGGTATTGCAGAACAAGAATTAAATCAGCCAATTGTAGGTTCTGTTATTCAGGGAACTGATTACGAAGGGAACGCAAATATCTATAAACCAGCTTCATATCCTTATGGCGAAATTAGTGTAACTACAGGAAAAGGAAATCTTAGAGCCTTGCTGTTAGATCCTGCATCCAATAGAAATTTTCAGCGTAAGCACTATTTATTTCCTATTCCATTAACACAAATACAATTGAATGGGAAATTGGTACAGAATCCAGGTTATTAA
- a CDS encoding SusC/RagA family TonB-linked outer membrane protein, producing the protein MNKLVLNKTNSINRLKPALLCSMLVCISSHAFALEKRKIGMMETVELNSATQQIIIKGKVVTAEDNLGCPGANIMIKGTNQGTTTDFDGNFTISVPSSDAVLVFSFIGYQDQEISVAGKSVINVALVADQKKLDEVIVVAYGTQKKVTSTGSIETVTAKTFQDRAVTNPVLALQGETPGLVITRSSSRPGREAINMQIRGATSINGGSPLIVIDGTPAINNEAFYNMNPDDIQSVTVLKDASAALYGSRSSNGVIMVTTKKGKSGKMKIDLSTTTRVNTLGIRPQSPTMQQYATIWLDAAKEDGAQANYWGWQSKENLQLMQSGYAGIYSTLYWGDIYIGNAPRYDEMFGSSVSTFNNGSISGGTENTNYRVSYGYSEDMGALQTAYDGKKQYNVRLNYDYKVNNWLNLETNMSYLKYNLSSPSTGLDSSLAQDPPFFPSRNPYGQWYANFNIAGNRNSVAATVDGGRDETIRDQIMMNLSATFKLYKGLSFQTKVAYSKDFYTNLRYEITVPQYSWYGDLAPESVNSASSIRQEDKQITYQNYGGFLNYEKQIGDHNFSGLLGITAEKTEDTRLYGYRKGFVDNGVYDLNMGSIEEKVEAAGGRGHNGLYSYLARVNYGYKNKYLLEGSWRRDGSSKFGTGNKWDNFGGVQAGWVVTEEGFMKNLKPLSYLKLRYSYGEMGSQSGISNYSYVSNINNGSALFGSTAALQTASSVAGITSNDISWERVAMNTFGVDFSFFNKKLFGSFDGYKKRNNGMLTNVIYPDVLGGTAPKTNAGELETKGWEATLGYRGQIGKLKYSIAANMGDSQNILLKKENATAITNGVNTNGVLGYPLNPIFLYETTNLFKDQAEVDAYYAANNNNGALPTGVNVLRPGDTQRVDLNKDGQIDVKDVKFMGDTQAHYVYGLNLNGTYGKFDTSIFFQGMLQQNVLRTGFLSYPFNTLYGSQTTAFIGKTWTETNTDAEYPRMTANTTRAAWNWSSNDFALQNNQYIRLKSLIVGYTLDDLKIGNFPIDKFRIYFSGNDLFEFSKVKDGYDPEYGDSSNTIYPFTRTLAIGLNVSF; encoded by the coding sequence ATGAATAAACTTGTTTTAAATAAAACAAATTCAATTAATCGACTAAAGCCTGCACTGCTTTGTTCGATGTTAGTTTGCATTTCTTCTCATGCATTCGCTTTAGAAAAGAGAAAGATTGGAATGATGGAAACGGTTGAATTGAATAGTGCAACGCAGCAGATAATAATAAAAGGAAAAGTAGTAACTGCCGAAGATAATTTAGGTTGCCCGGGTGCTAACATTATGATTAAAGGAACCAATCAAGGTACAACCACAGACTTTGATGGAAACTTTACGATTAGTGTGCCTTCTTCTGATGCTGTTTTAGTTTTTAGCTTTATTGGATATCAGGACCAGGAAATTTCAGTTGCCGGTAAATCAGTAATTAATGTAGCATTAGTAGCTGACCAAAAGAAATTGGACGAGGTAATTGTAGTGGCCTATGGTACCCAGAAGAAAGTAACTTCCACAGGTTCTATAGAAACTGTTACAGCTAAAACCTTTCAGGATAGAGCTGTAACCAATCCTGTTTTAGCTTTGCAAGGAGAAACTCCGGGATTAGTGATTACCAGAAGTTCTTCAAGACCGGGTAGAGAAGCTATAAATATGCAGATTCGTGGAGCGACTTCAATTAATGGCGGTTCTCCATTAATCGTAATCGATGGAACTCCGGCTATAAATAATGAGGCTTTTTATAATATGAACCCGGACGATATCCAGTCGGTAACAGTATTAAAGGATGCTTCTGCTGCCTTATACGGTTCCCGATCTTCTAATGGTGTAATTATGGTTACAACCAAAAAAGGAAAGTCCGGTAAAATGAAAATTGATTTGTCTACGACTACTAGAGTAAACACTTTAGGCATTCGACCACAATCGCCGACTATGCAGCAATATGCGACAATTTGGCTAGATGCAGCAAAGGAAGATGGAGCGCAGGCCAATTATTGGGGATGGCAGTCTAAAGAAAATCTGCAATTGATGCAGTCAGGCTACGCAGGGATATATTCAACATTGTATTGGGGAGACATTTACATAGGAAATGCACCACGTTATGATGAAATGTTTGGCAGCTCTGTTTCTACATTCAATAACGGAAGTATTTCAGGAGGAACCGAAAATACCAATTACCGAGTGTCTTATGGATATTCAGAAGATATGGGAGCCTTACAAACAGCCTATGATGGCAAAAAACAGTATAATGTTCGCTTAAATTACGATTATAAGGTTAATAATTGGTTGAATTTAGAGACTAATATGTCGTATTTAAAATATAATTTATCTTCTCCTTCTACCGGATTAGACAGCTCATTAGCACAAGATCCTCCTTTTTTTCCATCCAGAAATCCGTATGGACAGTGGTATGCAAACTTTAATATAGCGGGTAATCGTAACAGTGTGGCCGCTACAGTTGACGGAGGTCGAGATGAAACAATCAGAGATCAGATTATGATGAATCTATCGGCTACTTTTAAATTGTATAAAGGTTTATCGTTTCAGACTAAAGTTGCATACAGTAAAGATTTTTACACAAACTTAAGATATGAAATCACAGTACCACAATATAGCTGGTACGGTGATTTAGCACCAGAATCGGTTAATTCAGCTTCTTCGATCAGACAAGAAGATAAACAAATAACCTATCAAAATTATGGTGGTTTTTTAAATTATGAAAAACAAATTGGAGATCATAATTTTTCCGGATTATTAGGAATAACTGCCGAAAAAACGGAAGACACTAGATTGTATGGTTACAGAAAGGGATTTGTTGATAATGGGGTGTACGATCTTAACATGGGATCTATTGAAGAAAAAGTAGAAGCTGCTGGCGGTCGTGGTCATAACGGTTTATATTCTTATTTGGCAAGAGTTAATTATGGATATAAAAATAAATACTTACTTGAAGGAAGCTGGAGACGTGATGGTTCTTCTAAGTTTGGTACTGGAAATAAATGGGACAATTTCGGTGGAGTTCAGGCAGGCTGGGTAGTAACAGAAGAAGGGTTTATGAAAAATCTAAAACCTTTAAGCTACCTAAAATTAAGATACTCTTACGGCGAAATGGGATCTCAATCAGGGATTAGTAATTACAGTTATGTATCTAATATCAACAACGGAAGTGCTCTTTTTGGTTCTACTGCAGCCTTACAAACAGCCAGCTCCGTTGCCGGCATTACTTCTAATGATATTTCGTGGGAACGTGTGGCTATGAATACATTTGGAGTTGATTTTAGCTTCTTTAATAAAAAACTCTTCGGTTCATTTGACGGATACAAAAAAAGAAATAATGGGATGTTAACCAATGTAATCTATCCTGATGTTCTGGGAGGAACTGCTCCAAAAACTAACGCAGGTGAGTTAGAAACAAAAGGTTGGGAAGCTACTCTGGGGTATAGAGGCCAAATTGGTAAACTCAAATACAGTATTGCTGCCAATATGGGAGACAGTCAGAACATTTTACTCAAGAAAGAAAATGCGACAGCTATTACAAATGGTGTTAATACAAATGGTGTTTTAGGCTATCCTTTAAACCCAATTTTCTTATATGAAACAACCAATTTATTTAAAGATCAGGCAGAAGTAGATGCTTATTATGCTGCAAATAATAATAATGGAGCATTACCAACAGGAGTTAATGTATTGCGTCCTGGAGATACTCAAAGAGTAGACTTAAATAAAGATGGACAAATTGATGTGAAGGATGTGAAATTTATGGGAGATACACAGGCACATTATGTCTATGGGCTTAATTTAAATGGAACTTACGGCAAGTTTGATACCTCTATTTTCTTCCAGGGAATGTTACAACAGAATGTTCTTAGAACAGGTTTTCTTTCATATCCATTTAATACATTATATGGCAGCCAGACTACTGCTTTTATAGGTAAGACCTGGACAGAAACAAATACTGATGCTGAATATCCAAGAATGACTGCTAATACAACCAGAGCAGCGTGGAACTGGTCAAGCAATGATTTTGCTTTACAAAACAACCAATACATTAGGCTGAAATCTTTAATCGTTGGTTATACTTTGGACGACTTGAAAATTGGAAATTTCCCAATTGATAAATTCAGAATTTATTTTTCAGGAAATGATTTGTTTGAATTTTCTAAAGTAAAAGACGGTTATGATCCCGAATATGGAGATAGTTCAAATACGATTTATCCTTTTACCAGAACATTGGCTATAGGACTTAATGTTTCCTTTTAA
- a CDS encoding hybrid sensor histidine kinase/response regulator transcription factor, with translation MRIKDLIKGIFLLLSFNINAQFSNLKFENFDTSKGLSSSTCVEIFQDKEGFLWFGTIDGLNKYNGYEFEVFRPIVNDKYSISNNRINAITEDYLGHLWVGTSNGLNVFDKKAQRFYKINLDKNFIDKANPREEINCLKFDAQKKLLWIGTKNGLIKIDLSIFPDDFQSFKSIRYKANYKNSNALDNNNISNLILDKKGQLWIGTAGNNLHKYNSKTNVFERQNINFEANQFLDHLPKQIILDNKNEFWIGNDLGHLYVYNSTTKQHKKVSQDSFSVPIFHLYQDIKGVIWVATDGEGLYLLDKQKGLIKHLVQNPDDPFSLPNNQPSKVLQDKEGTYWIATYNKGVSKLALFKSSFGHHFYKTQTSNSLSTKIAQSVFQDSRQRIWIGTDGGGLDMYDDTKETYKHYKNIPGNSNSLSSNKILYVIEGNSDELWVCTWDRGLNKFNTETGQVKRFLNDPNNVFSIGQNTVWCAAKDKQERLWLGTSLAGLNLFDTRTERFYQFKNSPNSPKSIISNFVFSLFVDSKNRLWVGTSIGLCYVNLDKLDARIPKKIQFEEIKIKNVQGNRVNQVIEDYKGNIWIGTDMGLFQLDKHLQLRKSYSSSSGLPNNLVVGLQEDNNKNIWISTKSGLSLLSPKSGKIINFNVHDGLQGLEFQSKSIAKTFDGRIIAGGINGFNLFNPNDIVLNSDKVKPILSGIKLFNQKVNAGDTINNRVLFENDLNSLDKLKLAYNEGHISISFVALNYQNPERVKYAYKMSGLDKEFINADNNRIANYANLPPGSYTFEVMAAIDGQWENAGKTSIEIHVSPPFWKSWWAYVFYMIAGAAMIWFGLKFYTRRLNEEKEQELDQLKLKFFINVSHEFRTPLTLILNPVEKILTHFNDPDEVKKSAAIIQKSSKRLLYLVDQLLDLRKMDLGKSHLEIANLDIVKFSRETFFLFEDLAKSKNIRFVFESEFDQYYGNFDADKIEKILANLLSNAIKFTDNGGIVTLTLSEIFVDSIGYKWNYLRPSINRKMIQMNISDTGIGFKKKQLKEVFQRFFHADASKAGTGIGLNFTKSLVELHKGMILVESKYKQGTTFSVRLPADLKEDGKKIIEAGTITSQGKNMNALSSADYEISIADENINSDAIASDADKKRPLVLLIEDNKVLRSHLKAELSEQFRVKEAVNGVAGLEKIRKYFPDIIISDVMMPKMDGFELCQQLKSDFEISHIPILLLTARSLDEDLAMGYEKGADAYLSKPFSINVLKARVNNLLEARKRSRERFAAVGGIIPASDITINSLDEKFLDKATKAVVDNVTNVDFSLDDLLNALNMGRSQFYRKISSLTGQNPSNFIRTIKLKYAAELLISDSFSIKEVAHNCGFNSTAYFTKTFKEVFNVTPSQYIEENKTRKNEDKSID, from the coding sequence GTGAGAATAAAAGATTTAATTAAAGGTATATTTCTACTACTCAGTTTTAATATTAATGCACAGTTTTCTAATTTAAAATTTGAAAACTTTGATACCAGTAAAGGGCTGTCCAGTAGTACTTGTGTTGAAATATTTCAAGACAAAGAGGGTTTTTTGTGGTTTGGAACTATTGATGGCTTAAATAAGTATAATGGTTATGAATTTGAAGTTTTCAGGCCAATTGTTAATGATAAGTATTCCATTAGTAACAATCGTATAAATGCAATTACTGAAGATTATTTAGGACATCTCTGGGTAGGAACAAGTAATGGTTTAAATGTCTTTGACAAAAAAGCGCAGAGATTTTACAAAATCAATCTGGATAAAAATTTTATCGATAAGGCTAATCCGAGAGAGGAAATCAATTGTTTAAAATTTGATGCTCAAAAAAAACTCCTATGGATTGGTACTAAAAATGGTTTGATTAAAATTGATTTGTCAATTTTTCCAGATGACTTTCAAAGTTTTAAATCAATTCGTTATAAAGCAAATTATAAAAACAGTAATGCATTAGATAATAATAATATTTCAAATTTAATATTAGATAAAAAAGGACAACTTTGGATTGGAACAGCGGGAAATAATTTGCATAAGTATAATTCCAAAACAAATGTATTCGAACGTCAAAATATAAATTTTGAAGCCAATCAGTTTTTAGATCATTTGCCTAAACAAATTATACTTGATAATAAAAACGAATTTTGGATTGGGAATGATTTAGGGCATTTGTATGTTTATAATTCGACTACAAAACAGCATAAAAAAGTTAGTCAGGACAGTTTTTCAGTACCCATTTTTCATCTGTATCAGGATATTAAAGGTGTAATTTGGGTTGCTACAGATGGAGAGGGTTTGTATTTATTAGACAAACAAAAAGGATTGATAAAACATCTCGTTCAAAATCCAGATGATCCATTTTCCTTACCCAACAATCAACCGTCAAAAGTACTGCAAGATAAAGAAGGAACGTATTGGATAGCCACATACAATAAAGGAGTAAGCAAATTAGCTTTGTTTAAATCATCGTTTGGACATCATTTCTACAAAACACAAACTTCAAATAGTTTAAGTACAAAAATTGCGCAGTCAGTATTTCAGGATAGTCGTCAGCGTATCTGGATTGGGACAGATGGAGGAGGTCTTGATATGTATGATGATACAAAAGAAACGTATAAACATTATAAAAATATTCCAGGTAATTCAAATTCATTGAGTTCCAATAAAATTCTATATGTAATTGAAGGCAATAGTGATGAGTTATGGGTTTGTACTTGGGACAGAGGTCTTAATAAGTTTAATACAGAGACTGGTCAGGTAAAACGGTTTTTAAATGATCCGAATAATGTTTTTTCAATAGGCCAAAATACAGTCTGGTGTGCTGCCAAAGACAAACAAGAAAGACTTTGGCTGGGTACATCTTTGGCAGGACTAAATTTATTCGATACCCGAACAGAACGTTTTTATCAGTTTAAGAATAGTCCGAATTCACCGAAAAGTATAATTAGCAATTTTGTCTTTTCGCTTTTTGTAGATTCTAAAAACAGACTTTGGGTAGGAACATCTATAGGTCTTTGTTATGTCAATCTTGATAAATTGGATGCGAGAATACCCAAGAAAATCCAGTTTGAAGAAATTAAAATTAAAAATGTCCAGGGCAATCGTGTGAACCAGGTAATCGAAGATTATAAAGGAAATATTTGGATTGGTACAGATATGGGCTTGTTTCAATTAGATAAGCATTTACAATTGAGAAAATCCTATTCTTCCTCAAGTGGTCTTCCAAATAATTTGGTGGTTGGATTACAGGAAGATAATAATAAAAATATATGGATTAGTACAAAGAGTGGTTTGTCTCTATTAAGTCCTAAGTCTGGTAAGATTATTAATTTTAATGTTCATGATGGCTTGCAAGGTCTCGAATTTCAAAGTAAATCAATAGCCAAAACTTTTGATGGACGAATAATAGCCGGGGGGATAAATGGATTTAATTTGTTTAATCCCAACGATATTGTATTGAATTCAGACAAAGTAAAACCTATTCTTTCTGGTATAAAATTGTTCAATCAAAAAGTTAATGCCGGTGATACGATTAATAATAGAGTATTATTTGAAAATGATCTTAATAGTTTAGACAAATTAAAACTGGCTTATAATGAAGGTCATATATCAATAAGTTTTGTAGCCTTAAATTATCAGAATCCGGAGCGTGTCAAATATGCATATAAAATGTCTGGTCTGGATAAAGAATTTATCAATGCAGATAATAATCGTATTGCAAATTATGCAAATCTGCCTCCTGGTTCCTATACTTTCGAAGTAATGGCTGCTATTGATGGTCAATGGGAAAATGCTGGTAAAACAAGTATTGAGATTCATGTTTCTCCTCCTTTTTGGAAATCATGGTGGGCATATGTTTTCTATATGATTGCAGGAGCAGCCATGATTTGGTTTGGATTAAAGTTTTATACCCGAAGATTAAATGAGGAGAAAGAACAAGAATTGGATCAATTAAAACTAAAATTCTTTATCAATGTTTCCCATGAGTTTAGAACACCTTTGACCCTGATTTTAAATCCAGTTGAAAAAATATTGACTCACTTTAATGATCCTGACGAAGTAAAAAAATCTGCAGCTATAATCCAAAAAAGCAGTAAGCGTTTACTTTATTTGGTAGATCAATTATTGGATCTTAGAAAAATGGATTTGGGTAAATCTCATTTAGAAATTGCTAATCTGGATATTGTAAAATTTAGCAGGGAAACTTTTTTCTTGTTTGAAGATTTAGCCAAATCGAAAAATATCCGTTTTGTTTTTGAATCAGAATTTGATCAATATTATGGAAATTTTGATGCCGATAAAATTGAAAAAATACTGGCAAATCTCTTGTCTAATGCAATTAAGTTTACAGATAATGGAGGAATTGTTACGTTGACATTATCTGAAATTTTTGTAGACAGTATAGGGTATAAATGGAATTATTTGAGGCCTTCGATCAATCGAAAAATGATTCAGATGAATATTTCTGATACTGGAATAGGTTTTAAAAAGAAACAGCTTAAAGAAGTCTTTCAACGTTTTTTCCATGCCGATGCATCTAAAGCGGGAACAGGCATTGGATTGAATTTTACAAAGAGTCTTGTTGAACTGCACAAGGGAATGATTTTAGTTGAAAGTAAATATAAACAAGGTACAACTTTTAGCGTGCGACTTCCGGCAGATTTAAAAGAAGACGGTAAAAAGATTATAGAAGCAGGAACCATAACATCCCAAGGTAAAAATATGAATGCGCTTTCATCTGCAGATTATGAAATTTCGATAGCTGATGAAAATATAAATTCGGATGCAATCGCTTCAGATGCAGATAAAAAAAGACCATTAGTACTTTTGATTGAAGATAATAAAGTGCTTCGAAGTCATCTTAAAGCAGAACTCAGCGAACAATTTAGAGTTAAAGAAGCAGTCAATGGGGTTGCTGGTTTAGAAAAAATAAGAAAGTATTTTCCAGACATCATAATTAGTGATGTTATGATGCCAAAAATGGATGGTTTCGAATTATGCCAACAGCTTAAAAGTGACTTTGAAATTAGTCATATACCTATTTTACTGCTGACAGCCCGCAGTTTAGATGAAGACTTAGCAATGGGTTATGAAAAAGGTGCTGACGCCTATTTGTCAAAACCATTCAGCATTAATGTGCTTAAGGCACGAGTTAATAATTTGCTGGAAGCACGTAAACGTTCCCGCGAACGTTTTGCGGCTGTAGGTGGAATTATTCCGGCATCTGATATAACGATTAATTCACTCGATGAAAAATTTTTGGATAAAGCCACAAAAGCAGTTGTAGATAATGTAACTAACGTCGATTTTTCTTTAGACGATTTGCTGAATGCCTTAAATATGGGACGTTCTCAGTTTTATCGAAAAATTAGTTCCTTGACGGGGCAAAATCCAAGTAATTTTATTCGAACCATAAAATTAAAATATGCAGCAGAATTGCTGATTAGCGATTCGTTTTCGATTAAAGAAGTAGCTCATAATTGTGGATTCAATTCAACGGCATATTTTACGAAGACTTTTAAGGAAGTTTTTAATGTAACGCCTTCACAATATATAGAAGAAAATAAAACAAGAAAAAATGAAGATAAGTCTATTGACTAA